From the Vibrio algarum genome, one window contains:
- a CDS encoding flavodoxin yields the protein MISKIELVEKKHRWLLAQVDVDFPTPESILGRDLYIEREKSTQYRELASLNTEHQIESVLDEVYLVDFHRLTIMFAQLQSKFWLETKEQNHVLEFFAQIVLSESHDLYVGFKSTHAIICGIATRSNQELLISDLISEDANPIAIDHFINSIVKRYVKQESISKVIVPIA from the coding sequence ATGATTTCAAAAATAGAATTAGTTGAAAAAAAACACCGCTGGTTATTAGCCCAAGTTGACGTTGATTTTCCAACCCCAGAGAGCATTTTGGGCAGGGATTTATATATTGAACGAGAGAAATCAACACAATATAGAGAATTAGCATCACTAAACACCGAGCATCAAATCGAGTCAGTGTTAGATGAGGTTTATTTAGTAGATTTCCATAGATTAACGATAATGTTTGCTCAATTACAATCCAAATTCTGGCTAGAGACAAAAGAACAAAATCATGTGTTGGAGTTTTTTGCTCAGATTGTTCTTTCAGAAAGCCACGATTTATATGTAGGGTTCAAATCGACTCATGCAATTATTTGTGGTATTGCAACACGGTCTAACCAAGAATTGTTGATATCAGATTTAATTTCTGAAGATGCTAATCCTATTGCCATCGATCATTTTATCAACTCGATTGTAAAAAGGTACGTTAAACAAGAATCTATTAGCAAAGTAATAGTACCTATCGCTTAA